The proteins below come from a single Drosophila miranda strain MSH22 chromosome Y unlocalized genomic scaffold, D.miranda_PacBio2.1 Contig_Y1_pilon, whole genome shotgun sequence genomic window:
- the LOC108159301 gene encoding uncharacterized protein CG5098 isoform X3, which produces MANNNHPHGHLSQAAQNPSWNPLQLDHNHQMNPLLAPPYSGTLPFDSMDLSLQSARSAAQPLAKQPQQSQQQPQQQQQSLMHAPNYPTISQNLATNAAPTSAQLQQQQGHLAAMAAAHAMLQSSNQNAASSLVLSNGSDCESLLPRPPPTANLPPGSSSNHTGSNNNIPSPQYMQNRDENFKLSQLKRSFEQEVLSLKNLQKDKLSPHNLQHQQQHANKKPSPLRNYHQQQQQPQPPYNLTPKYNGPQTPPTPQSPLAGPPHQMHSPTIDYNQLHLHHQLNSGVGGSHGGGGYQHMQQDQPQPQHLHYHNQHVGNQPVSAVSPLHPPPPYLVSSQFHAQQQSTGQQQQQAPSTPQQTTNHSRSSQLTNLESMAKQKTQLETENQTVITDLSYRNATPSLPPAPAVEVEKPPVTDAPESPYLTTSNEESLESNSNSSNSRKRRKRKSSLLMRVTPNENAPEGGGGASASSTTMHQQPGNTPSIHSNICSPKHSPKIAGSDFQPFGMQFESQNDKTPQENGRGSSPSPTENSNSSTLYNDENPKTKKQRQALLQRNLTEQQRIQHEDEPDKPVKHTPPTMPPPSPQSNSSSSSSRSSSGNTHSSHSSHATGNDIRLPEKPENDETNATTDTPASPALVEQGNIDAKPAVSVHECDEEEETVGGGGATKEPESPPQPAPAPSIPQVPETAGTAASPAQETPPAVNSEHSTFGEVEDKLEEMFAGIEEEPEQNGPPEKPAQPAGDAVAHDLSAQLALDSAKDEDKPAGTRTPLSASTATNLSVPMPEVRPVATKAAKKSTLPSPVHSPTPETRSTSTPLTGTEDIKSPSIQTPSNDANSRRLPPRRLSIGMDASLLRFVIDEPSDKAKKAVGRGRKRAAAEPELDSEDDDKPSTSAAAAAALAVRQQNEVAAAKAAIAKPTASKKKNAGGKCKKGAAGKSKAKQNGKKSAAGGRKPPTTDEDSTPAPTNGGGGVDLRFKSPFILIKPDGSVSIKNTHSAEDVNEKQTKAKKAPHERKSLRGMHSSTLSNRYDADTTDSTWICVFCKRGPHKMGLGDLFGPYLVSIDCEEYWAALQAPGSQDFDGVFVSKRRREDMVQHRRNLPVVPATLAHIMQAPKISMHKRKRKQIHDSMYAYRDDPNESLSQSSQDPLDCSTENRFVETFRGMCKTSDHGYEVWLHEDCAVWTNDIQLIGAHVNGLDAAVWDSTRYQCAVCFQTGASVCCFQRCCKATAHVPCARSINWTLDEQERKVFCQMHGQLESQTHLQPPEFFKAEPVAAAPPAVAPPPKFDVSSLP; this is translated from the exons ATGGCAAACAACAACCACCCGCACGGCCACCTCAGCCAGGCAGCCCAGAACCCATCCTGGAACCCGTTGCAA CTGGATCACAATCATCAAATGAATCCCTTGCTGGCGCCGCCATACTCTGGGACCTTGCCATTCGACTCCATGGACCTCTCCTTGCAGTCCGCACGCAGCGCGGCCCAGCCGCTGGCCAAGCAGCCCCAGCAATcccaacagcagccgcagcagcagcagcaatcgcTCATGCATGCCCCCAACTATCCAACGAT CAGCCAAAACCTAGCGACAAATGCAGCGCCAACCAGCGCACagctgcaacaacagcaaggCCACCTGGCAGCCATGGCGGCGGCTCATGCCATGCTGCAGTCGAGCAACCAGAATGCAGCATCTTCCTTGGTCCTCTCCAATGGCAGCGACTGTGAATCGCTGTTACCGCGGCCGCCACCCACGGCTAACCTTCCacccggcagcagcagcaaccataccggcagcaacaacaacatccCCAGCCCGCAATACATGCAGAATCGCGACGAGAACTTTAAACTGTCGCAGCTGAAGCGCAGCTTCGAGCAGGAGGTGCTATCTTTGAAGAACTTGCAGAAGGACAAGCTGTCGCCGCACAATctccagcatcagcaacagcatgCGAATAAAAAGC CCTCACCCTTGCGCAACTATcatcagcaacaacagcagccgcagcctcCGTACAACTTAACCCCAAAATACAATGGTCCCCAAACGCCGCCAACTCCGCAGTCGCCATTGGCCGGACCTCCGCACCAGATGCACTCTCCCACAATAGACTACAATCAGCTGCATCTGCACCACCAGCTGAATAGTGGAGTAGGAGGCAGCCACGGTGGAGGCGGCTACCAACACATGCAGCAGGACCAGCCCCAGCCGCAACATTTGCACTATCATAATCAGCATGTGGGCAATCAGCCTGTTTCGGCCGTTTCACCCCTACATCCGCCACCGCCCTATTTAGTTAGCTCTCAGTTCCACGCACAACAACAGAGtacaggccagcagcagcagcaagcacCATCAACGCCCCAACAGACGACAAATCATTCCCGCAGCTCGCAACTGACGAATCTCGAGTCGATGGCCAAGCAGAAGACGCAACTGGAGACGGAGAATCAGACTGTAATCACGGATCTATCCTATCGAAATGCGACGCCTTCGTTGCCACCCGCTCCGGCGGTAGAGGTGGAGAAACCACCAGTAACAGATGCCCCCGAATCACCCTACCTGACCACCTCCAACGAGGAGTCGCTGGAGTCGaatagcaacagcagtaaCAGCCGCAAACGTCGCAAGCGGAAATCCAGCCTTCTCATGCGGGTTACGCCCAATGAGAATGCGCCCGAGGGAGGAGGAGGCGCCAGTGCCAGCTCCACCACCATGCACCAGCAGCCAGGAAACACACCCAGCATACACAGTAACATCTGCAGTCCAAAGCATTCGCCCAAAATCGCGGGCTCCGACTTCCAACCCTTTGGAATGCAGTTCGAGTCGCAGAATGACAAGACGCCGCAGGAGAACGGACGGGGATCCTCGCCATCGCCAACGGAGAACAGCAACAGCTCCACGCTCTACAACGACGAAAATCCCAAGACGAAGAAGCAGCGGCAGGCCCTGCTCCAAAGAAACCTGACCGAGCAGCAGCGTATACAGCACGAGGATGAACCCGATAAGCCAGTGAAGCACACTCCCCCGACCATGCCACCCCCGAGTCCGCAAagcaatagcagcagcagcagttcgcGCAGCTCCAGCGGCAACACGCACAGCAGCCATAGTAGTCATGCTACTGGCAACGATATCCGGCTGCCGGAGAAGCCGGAGAACGATGAAACCAATGCCACTACCGACACGCCCGCCTCGCCGGCTCTCGTGGAGCAGGGAAACATTGATGCTAAGCCGGCGGTGAGTGTGCACGAGTGCGatgaagaggaggagacagtagGCGGCGGCGGTGCCACCAAGGAGCCAGAATCACCCCCTCAACCAGCACCGGCGCCTTCCATACCACAAGTGCCAGAAACAGCCGGAACAGCAGCATCTCCAGCTCAAGAAACACCACCTGCGGTCAACTCTGAACACTCTACGTTTGGAGAGGTAGAGGATAAGCTGGAGGAGATGTTTGCTGGCATCGAGGAGGAGCCGGAACAGAATGGCCCACCGGAAAAGCCTGCCCAGCCAGCCGGAGACGCAGTAGCGCACGACTTGAGCGCTCAGCTGGCTCTGGACAGCGCCAAAGATGAGGATAAGCCTGCGGGAACGAGGACACCATTGTCAGCTTCAACTGCAACAAATCTTTCAGTCCCCATGCCCGAGGTGCGACCCGTAGCCACCAAGGCAGCGAAGAAGTCGACCCTTCCCAGTCCTGTGCACAGCCCCACGCCAGAAACTCGCTCCACATCCACGCCTTTGACTGGCACCGAGGACATCAAGTCTCCTAGCATCCAAACCCCTTCGAATGACGCGAATTCGCGCCGGCTGCCACCCCGAAGGCTCTCTATAGGCATGGACGCCTCCCTGCTGCGCTTCGTAATCGATGAGCCCTCAGACAAGGCCAAGAAAGCCGTGGGGCGTGGCAGAAAGCGGGCAGCAGCCGAACCAGAGCTCGACAGCGAGGATGATGACAAGCCCAGTAcctcggcagcagcagcagcggcgttGGCAGTGCGCCAGCAGAACGAGGTGGCTGCCGCCAAAGCAGCGATCGCCAAGCCCACAGCGAGTAAGAAAAAGAACGCGGGCGGTAAGTGCAAAAAAGGGGCAGCGGGGAAGAGTAAGGCCAAGCAGAATGGAAAGAAGTCGGCCGCTGGAGGTCGCAAGCCGCCGACCACCGACGAAGACAGCACTCCAGCGCCTacgaatggaggaggaggcgTTGATCTACGCTTCAAGTCGCCCTTCATACTGATCAAGCCGGACGGCAGTGTGAGCatcaaaaacacacacagcgCCGAGGACGTCAACGAGAAGCAGACCAAGGCCAAGAAGGCGCCCCACGAGAGGAAGAGTCTGCGCGGAATGCACAGCTCAACACTGAGTAACCGCTACGATGCGGATACCACCGACTCAACCTGGATCTGTGTGTTCTGCAAGCGAGGACCGCACAAAATGGGCCTGGGCGACCTTTTCGGACCCTATCTGGTGTCCATCGACTGCGAAGAGTACTGGGCGGCTCTGCAGGCGCCCGGAAGCCAGGATTTCGATGGAGTCTTCGTCAGCAAGCGCAGACGAGAGGACATGGTCCAGCACCGACGTAACCTGCCCGTAGTGCCTGCCACACTGGCACACATCATGCAGGCACCGAAGATCAGTATG CACAAGCGGAAGCGCAAGCAGATCCACGACAGCATGTACGCCTACAGGGATGATCCGAACGAGTCGCTCTCGCAGTCCTCCCAGGATCCTCTCGACTGCTCAACTGAGAACAGGTTCGTGGAGACGTTTCGCGGCATGTGTAAGACATCGGACCACGGTTACGAGGTCTGGCTGCATGAGGACTGCGCCGTCTGGACAAACGACATCCAGCTGATCGGCGCCCATGTAAACGGTCTGGATGCCGCTGTGTGGGATAGCACGCGATACCAGTGCGCAGTCTGTTTCCAAACGGGGGCCAGTGTCTGCTGCTTCCAGCGGTGCTGCAAGGCTACTGCCCATGTGCCCTGTGCGCGCTCGATCAACTGGACTCTGGACGAGCAGGAACGTAAAGTATTCTGCCAGATGCATGGGCAGTTGGAGTCACAGACACACTTACAGCCGCCGGAATTCTTCAAAGCTGAGCCTGTGGCAGCAGCTCCGCCAGCCGTTGCCCCACCACCCAAGTTTGATGTCAGTTCGCTTCCCTGA
- the LOC108159301 gene encoding uncharacterized protein CG5098 isoform X1 has product MANNNHPHGHLSQAAQNPSWNPLQIPSYIPRQPQLAHMSNERPMVRSPLAWHAAQPPPPPDALYNFMSANHKNLDHNHQMNPLLAPPYSGTLPFDSMDLSLQSARSAAQPLAKQPQQSQQQPQQQQQSLMHAPNYPTISQNLATNAAPTSAQLQQQQGHLAAMAAAHAMLQSSNQNAASSLVLSNGSDCESLLPRPPPTANLPPGSSSNHTGSNNNIPSPQYMQNRDENFKLSQLKRSFEQEVLSLKNLQKDKLSPHNLQHQQQHANKKPSPLRNYHQQQQQPQPPYNLTPKYNGPQTPPTPQSPLAGPPHQMHSPTIDYNQLHLHHQLNSGVGGSHGGGGYQHMQQDQPQPQHLHYHNQHVGNQPVSAVSPLHPPPPYLVSSQFHAQQQSTGQQQQQAPSTPQQTTNHSRSSQLTNLESMAKQKTQLETENQTVITDLSYRNATPSLPPAPAVEVEKPPVTDAPESPYLTTSNEESLESNSNSSNSRKRRKRKSSLLMRVTPNENAPEGGGGASASSTTMHQQPGNTPSIHSNICSPKHSPKIAGSDFQPFGMQFESQNDKTPQENGRGSSPSPTENSNSSTLYNDENPKTKKQRQALLQRNLTEQQRIQHEDEPDKPVKHTPPTMPPPSPQSNSSSSSSRSSSGNTHSSHSSHATGNDIRLPEKPENDETNATTDTPASPALVEQGNIDAKPAVSVHECDEEEETVGGGGATKEPESPPQPAPAPSIPQVPETAGTAASPAQETPPAVNSEHSTFGEVEDKLEEMFAGIEEEPEQNGPPEKPAQPAGDAVAHDLSAQLALDSAKDEDKPAGTRTPLSASTATNLSVPMPEVRPVATKAAKKSTLPSPVHSPTPETRSTSTPLTGTEDIKSPSIQTPSNDANSRRLPPRRLSIGMDASLLRFVIDEPSDKAKKAVGRGRKRAAAEPELDSEDDDKPSTSAAAAAALAVRQQNEVAAAKAAIAKPTASKKKNAGGKCKKGAAGKSKAKQNGKKSAAGGRKPPTTDEDSTPAPTNGGGGVDLRFKSPFILIKPDGSVSIKNTHSAEDVNEKQTKAKKAPHERKSLRGMHSSTLSNRYDADTTDSTWICVFCKRGPHKMGLGDLFGPYLVSIDCEEYWAALQAPGSQDFDGVFVSKRRREDMVQHRRNLPVVPATLAHIMQAPKISMHKRKRKQIHDSMYAYRDDPNESLSQSSQDPLDCSTENRFVETFRGMCKTSDHGYEVWLHEDCAVWTNDIQLIGAHVNGLDAAVWDSTRYQCAVCFQTGASVCCFQRCCKATAHVPCARSINWTLDEQERKVFCQMHGQLESQTHLQPPEFFKAEPVAAAPPAVAPPPKFDVSSLP; this is encoded by the exons ATGGCAAACAACAACCACCCGCACGGCCACCTCAGCCAGGCAGCCCAGAACCCATCCTGGAACCCGTTGCAA ATACCATCGTACATTCCACGGCAGCCGCAGCTGGCGCACATGTCGAACGAACGGCCCATGGTGCGCTCGCCCCTGGCCTGGCATGCCGCccagccaccgccaccgccagaTGCCCTTTACAATTTTATGTCGGCTAATCATAAAAAC CTGGATCACAATCATCAAATGAATCCCTTGCTGGCGCCGCCATACTCTGGGACCTTGCCATTCGACTCCATGGACCTCTCCTTGCAGTCCGCACGCAGCGCGGCCCAGCCGCTGGCCAAGCAGCCCCAGCAATcccaacagcagccgcagcagcagcagcaatcgcTCATGCATGCCCCCAACTATCCAACGAT CAGCCAAAACCTAGCGACAAATGCAGCGCCAACCAGCGCACagctgcaacaacagcaaggCCACCTGGCAGCCATGGCGGCGGCTCATGCCATGCTGCAGTCGAGCAACCAGAATGCAGCATCTTCCTTGGTCCTCTCCAATGGCAGCGACTGTGAATCGCTGTTACCGCGGCCGCCACCCACGGCTAACCTTCCacccggcagcagcagcaaccataccggcagcaacaacaacatccCCAGCCCGCAATACATGCAGAATCGCGACGAGAACTTTAAACTGTCGCAGCTGAAGCGCAGCTTCGAGCAGGAGGTGCTATCTTTGAAGAACTTGCAGAAGGACAAGCTGTCGCCGCACAATctccagcatcagcaacagcatgCGAATAAAAAGC CCTCACCCTTGCGCAACTATcatcagcaacaacagcagccgcagcctcCGTACAACTTAACCCCAAAATACAATGGTCCCCAAACGCCGCCAACTCCGCAGTCGCCATTGGCCGGACCTCCGCACCAGATGCACTCTCCCACAATAGACTACAATCAGCTGCATCTGCACCACCAGCTGAATAGTGGAGTAGGAGGCAGCCACGGTGGAGGCGGCTACCAACACATGCAGCAGGACCAGCCCCAGCCGCAACATTTGCACTATCATAATCAGCATGTGGGCAATCAGCCTGTTTCGGCCGTTTCACCCCTACATCCGCCACCGCCCTATTTAGTTAGCTCTCAGTTCCACGCACAACAACAGAGtacaggccagcagcagcagcaagcacCATCAACGCCCCAACAGACGACAAATCATTCCCGCAGCTCGCAACTGACGAATCTCGAGTCGATGGCCAAGCAGAAGACGCAACTGGAGACGGAGAATCAGACTGTAATCACGGATCTATCCTATCGAAATGCGACGCCTTCGTTGCCACCCGCTCCGGCGGTAGAGGTGGAGAAACCACCAGTAACAGATGCCCCCGAATCACCCTACCTGACCACCTCCAACGAGGAGTCGCTGGAGTCGaatagcaacagcagtaaCAGCCGCAAACGTCGCAAGCGGAAATCCAGCCTTCTCATGCGGGTTACGCCCAATGAGAATGCGCCCGAGGGAGGAGGAGGCGCCAGTGCCAGCTCCACCACCATGCACCAGCAGCCAGGAAACACACCCAGCATACACAGTAACATCTGCAGTCCAAAGCATTCGCCCAAAATCGCGGGCTCCGACTTCCAACCCTTTGGAATGCAGTTCGAGTCGCAGAATGACAAGACGCCGCAGGAGAACGGACGGGGATCCTCGCCATCGCCAACGGAGAACAGCAACAGCTCCACGCTCTACAACGACGAAAATCCCAAGACGAAGAAGCAGCGGCAGGCCCTGCTCCAAAGAAACCTGACCGAGCAGCAGCGTATACAGCACGAGGATGAACCCGATAAGCCAGTGAAGCACACTCCCCCGACCATGCCACCCCCGAGTCCGCAAagcaatagcagcagcagcagttcgcGCAGCTCCAGCGGCAACACGCACAGCAGCCATAGTAGTCATGCTACTGGCAACGATATCCGGCTGCCGGAGAAGCCGGAGAACGATGAAACCAATGCCACTACCGACACGCCCGCCTCGCCGGCTCTCGTGGAGCAGGGAAACATTGATGCTAAGCCGGCGGTGAGTGTGCACGAGTGCGatgaagaggaggagacagtagGCGGCGGCGGTGCCACCAAGGAGCCAGAATCACCCCCTCAACCAGCACCGGCGCCTTCCATACCACAAGTGCCAGAAACAGCCGGAACAGCAGCATCTCCAGCTCAAGAAACACCACCTGCGGTCAACTCTGAACACTCTACGTTTGGAGAGGTAGAGGATAAGCTGGAGGAGATGTTTGCTGGCATCGAGGAGGAGCCGGAACAGAATGGCCCACCGGAAAAGCCTGCCCAGCCAGCCGGAGACGCAGTAGCGCACGACTTGAGCGCTCAGCTGGCTCTGGACAGCGCCAAAGATGAGGATAAGCCTGCGGGAACGAGGACACCATTGTCAGCTTCAACTGCAACAAATCTTTCAGTCCCCATGCCCGAGGTGCGACCCGTAGCCACCAAGGCAGCGAAGAAGTCGACCCTTCCCAGTCCTGTGCACAGCCCCACGCCAGAAACTCGCTCCACATCCACGCCTTTGACTGGCACCGAGGACATCAAGTCTCCTAGCATCCAAACCCCTTCGAATGACGCGAATTCGCGCCGGCTGCCACCCCGAAGGCTCTCTATAGGCATGGACGCCTCCCTGCTGCGCTTCGTAATCGATGAGCCCTCAGACAAGGCCAAGAAAGCCGTGGGGCGTGGCAGAAAGCGGGCAGCAGCCGAACCAGAGCTCGACAGCGAGGATGATGACAAGCCCAGTAcctcggcagcagcagcagcggcgttGGCAGTGCGCCAGCAGAACGAGGTGGCTGCCGCCAAAGCAGCGATCGCCAAGCCCACAGCGAGTAAGAAAAAGAACGCGGGCGGTAAGTGCAAAAAAGGGGCAGCGGGGAAGAGTAAGGCCAAGCAGAATGGAAAGAAGTCGGCCGCTGGAGGTCGCAAGCCGCCGACCACCGACGAAGACAGCACTCCAGCGCCTacgaatggaggaggaggcgTTGATCTACGCTTCAAGTCGCCCTTCATACTGATCAAGCCGGACGGCAGTGTGAGCatcaaaaacacacacagcgCCGAGGACGTCAACGAGAAGCAGACCAAGGCCAAGAAGGCGCCCCACGAGAGGAAGAGTCTGCGCGGAATGCACAGCTCAACACTGAGTAACCGCTACGATGCGGATACCACCGACTCAACCTGGATCTGTGTGTTCTGCAAGCGAGGACCGCACAAAATGGGCCTGGGCGACCTTTTCGGACCCTATCTGGTGTCCATCGACTGCGAAGAGTACTGGGCGGCTCTGCAGGCGCCCGGAAGCCAGGATTTCGATGGAGTCTTCGTCAGCAAGCGCAGACGAGAGGACATGGTCCAGCACCGACGTAACCTGCCCGTAGTGCCTGCCACACTGGCACACATCATGCAGGCACCGAAGATCAGTATG CACAAGCGGAAGCGCAAGCAGATCCACGACAGCATGTACGCCTACAGGGATGATCCGAACGAGTCGCTCTCGCAGTCCTCCCAGGATCCTCTCGACTGCTCAACTGAGAACAGGTTCGTGGAGACGTTTCGCGGCATGTGTAAGACATCGGACCACGGTTACGAGGTCTGGCTGCATGAGGACTGCGCCGTCTGGACAAACGACATCCAGCTGATCGGCGCCCATGTAAACGGTCTGGATGCCGCTGTGTGGGATAGCACGCGATACCAGTGCGCAGTCTGTTTCCAAACGGGGGCCAGTGTCTGCTGCTTCCAGCGGTGCTGCAAGGCTACTGCCCATGTGCCCTGTGCGCGCTCGATCAACTGGACTCTGGACGAGCAGGAACGTAAAGTATTCTGCCAGATGCATGGGCAGTTGGAGTCACAGACACACTTACAGCCGCCGGAATTCTTCAAAGCTGAGCCTGTGGCAGCAGCTCCGCCAGCCGTTGCCCCACCACCCAAGTTTGATGTCAGTTCGCTTCCCTGA